From Girardinichthys multiradiatus isolate DD_20200921_A chromosome 3, DD_fGirMul_XY1, whole genome shotgun sequence, the proteins below share one genomic window:
- the znf1035 gene encoding zinc finger protein 1035 encodes MAHGWDSYFPNLPPRSSDPRNLRRTSESDRPLPQHIGNFIGHHDFSGAVGSREVPLPNTNFNANYCRTTSFETPRSDCVYNRYYERQWQPDRQQMGRDYPQRYRSRDFPNYASNQLPTSGSHHSSFVPDFHRPKQERDMRAMSYRGNYSATSNYSDTDSREARPSCKFTRSNFFPRPKTDIVSNESSPKLAFSTTGNRNTQAERLCPNMSETRSFSVKGYREQNHSSATSSDVSTTGNEYDGNDDAFHDQKQKVDVDRDLAEATYSNFQITEKCFEDGNRQHPMEEEELLKSAPGTFDNKQNYMDDHVEKINPNEAFKNPDSTDDQDTIVNENELEKSQVLESLWEKSGSLDDELFDEKTSLIPNSSICKDEMMKTDQHERGIQKDSSHPLVMNESSSSDDNDEQSESLSSSNNYDIEFSLQLPEPKSCESLGRMSDNHSRDSNAGTDISQETQKDEESSSAAVEEKSTFSQDTDCCRPSDTRDHSSEETSDHIKKDVASNVLLASPSSGTHKYLQKSKDLTRAEKSNLLSQDPDCIGPSANNSILKNSANNYEQDLIHADSCLQPSSSGPDIDPSVEMESTQEKTTPILSQDSCTSNATVDSFCNDLGEEKHKCIESHPDSILNNLGTDLDPVQKNGSPPERKTPNSPPRQNSSPIVTSDNISVDINDTVSQAEIVLKRNSSGTDLHTDQEMGTSPDEEAPNLSSSQEFSPRVIHDNPFNDNGDIVNRSESLHKNVLNTDLFPFHSEEWASPLESTNAMSSTDPKCITRAMITDSNTQRDFSDLKSCSQPSAAIDVNSLLDEKSISQEEITNLAFSPDPPHSINESFPSQEQTEQADFAEDAKDSHEKLDLSAKALSELGLLYGEPLSGDESSCGAVERCDVSHQLQKTPVTRPDKDPMDQFERPEPQLTFSVNMRPFLHPVVILMNMESTNCISNTYNCANCLHTSNSVDDLIEHHYSCHPMPSYQFCKTCNVYLKKNEQEEQHLCGQIIPLKKNNCGPYKCSRCGLLFSRILQYIRHMRDHTGRTPYQCKGCGFYFAQSSSLNHHKRVPGRCKQSLAAKKTDTVDIKTPTQKYVAQSTSYENMKQCYVWLIDISKTNVCNFCGKTFSSAKKTKKHIYNVHKKKNMAVLSYQSETGALYKCPLCPRHFKYSYNRARHLRFCVRNAIYGGKKKVGDKYVCPLCKATFTATSNRYRHVKLTCLRETLNRLAREKLRLRQKCMKEKDQKPQSKEYVWLTQGKEGEAKKQGTQVSTAPIIQYKCSHCPAIFFHPSGKYRHMKKHELFKRTGKIIRYRKSAVSKPASPGGTMTEESTDTTKEFPIPTQSCRFCGLSFPVLSSLKRHERGHHGDRPYRCLECRKGFKKRTHLIGHRVVHQKRIQCTVCRKILPTIGELILHRSSHLKKGMLQCPECLAQFQYPVYLLRHLQTHKNKDKKTKKPEDETQIKPQQPSETLKEKDRPKVLQCSLCKETFDDAQILRKHSLMHISGSSNDCPFCKKRFTTRHSLMRHMVKHTGDKPFSCADCGRQFYRSVYLKIHSETCTHAKNEQPIEANSSNLIKNKRYWCTICPRRFWTLSRLDMHLNAHKNKSLHLCTKCDQYFGVNMISRHKLVCVKTKEIPSADKSTESNSTQVSQNVQETPEHSNASKMLKLKCPYCPKRFRYRSLLLRHIVSHTGVQPFRCMHCGHRFRSQTLCLKHEASCDAGSKMNQPELKMNAEADLESQKLQPEGEAELKCKFCTKTFLKARSLRHHILTHNEVKPYRCKACDSCFSRYDHLKVHQALCKSKKTRLEVRIPKICLEDVGKGWQSKFNLKPLDEQESFDCKVCLKSFPTENKLSRHTTMFHTIKPFNCSRCGSAFSHEKTLKQHRRTKRCKKARTESYTPLHQDETNQPTDKIAKQLDGIRKKILVKIQPLFNKDLKFVCSYCPRAFKNSWQLNVHNRLHTGERPYSCEHCGEKFIRSDYLLRHNSKCKDKTQLSNALCDRCGGFFSEKQLEIHKKTCILGSCSPTVSKSSQSSTQPPPKGFSCAYCSSRFLIFSQLQEHFLSTHKLETGAPPVSTAPLQQLLSNIPNIKEEPVDESYGKAPGNDGDVSKPDMAPTTSDPLVCQKCNMCFINRAGLIGHQRAHETRTPFACKYCNRGFWNKTQHRNHFRKCRIVSQRLDVPVKAEINYAFNDSKSKKDLETVATTTASADNLQTNFPCKEEPEENSTPTSYGNVDQSSNSSTEKKAVQYQCSECDKSFTDGLLLISHLEDHGREEQEKKCNKCSKCGRMFSNQGNLRRHMKLHMVHQRYFCSLCPKVCSTLSELEKHKAGHESNKPFACKLCRQSFWTRLALCEHYSGEHGDEIFHCQWCSKVYASKKSLSRHYKKWHPKELSQLRSAHLQRGSFDQQSSSYVSTNGDSDEDLNLDSDSNSDSAPYFPCHVCGKTFPTSESLEDHQLCHLGKKPHECAECGKCFFQASQLQQHQRMHKSEFQCQTCGRGFVSLFALRNHKHSHGKSRPFRCSKCHLGFAGPTQLAEHMSTHREESFPCDICNKIFQCKSSRAEHRKSHSTSNEGTPPSVSKGEHEQHKSVFGYTTEFKYRCGICSERFRNPEQLSEHGCLEARERPYTCTECNKHFLHASHLNKHRNTHHQAWSDREYPCNQCNSSFSSSQYFLSHLKTHEGTATGIGWERDSSDGFICPVCHQCFANATELIHHFPIHPDCAPEREKAEHNTTEGELEEQEVFHPTAPAEYECGKCGGRFLGKEALHHHHCSLQQLEVVENTLFDPADVSPGNEVAGDEEDVDVTGEDLYRCHECSMQFFSKSSLLEHQNDQHPNNWKEFKCETCGKTFAKKRYLRKHELRQHGPKEHTATTANLGKKFKCMHCRGKFSTAQDLSNHMRLHAENQAGEYRCDMCYKSFSKRGLLKQHQESHVGEVVYECTECDKAFAFPHLLEEHQRSHTASSE; translated from the coding sequence ATGGCTCATGGTTGGGATTCATACTTCCCAAACCTTCCACCTCGTTCATCAGATCCTCGAAATCTGAGGAGGACATCAGAGTCTGATAGACCTCTACCCCAGCATATAGGGAACTTTATTGGACATCATGATTTCTCTGGTGCAGTAGGCTCGCGAGAAGTCCCTTTACcgaacacaaacttcaatgcgaACTATTGCAGAACTACTAGTTTTGAAACTCCAAGGTCAGACTGTGTTTATAATAGATACTATGAAAGGCAATGGCAACCTGACAGACAACAAATGGGAAGGGATTACCCTCAAAGATATAGGAGTAGAGATTTTCCTAATTATGCTTCAAACCAACTGCCAACATCAGGATCTCATCATTCATCGTTTGTACCAGATTTTCATCGTCCTAAGCAAGAACGAGACATGCGAGCTATGTCATATCGTGGAAACTACTCTGCTACAAGCAACTACTCTGATACAGATTCTAGAGAAGCAAGGCCTTCATGCAAATTCACTCGAAGTAACTTTTTTCCGAGACCAAAAACTGACATTGTTTCAAATGAAAGCTCACCAAAACTCGCTTTCTCTACAACTGGAAATAGAAATACCCAGGCTGAAAGACTGTGCCCTAATATGTCAGAGACACGTTCTTTTTCAGTCAAAGGTTACAGGGAACAGAATCATTCTTCTGCTACCTCTTCTGATGTAAGCACTACAGGGAATGAATATGATGGAAATGATGATGCTTTTcatgatcaaaaacaaaaggTTGATGTGGACAGAGATCTTGCAGAAGCTACATACTCAAACTTCCAAAttactgaaaaatgttttgaagatGGAAATCGTCAGCATCcaatggaggaggaggagctgctAAAATCAGCTCCAGGTACATTTGACAATAAGCAAAATTACATGGATGATCATGTAGAGAAAATTAATCcaaatgaagcattcaaaaatCCAGACTCAACTGATGATCAAGACACAATTGTGAATGAGAATGAGCTGGAAAAAAGTCAGGTCTTAGAAAGTCTTTGGGAGAAATCAGGCTCATTGGATGATGAATTATTTGATGAAAAAACATCCTTAATTCCAAATTCCTCTATTTGCAAAGATGAAATGATGAAAACCGACCAGCATGAAAGAGGAATCCAGAAGGATTCATCTCACCCACTGGTTATGAATGAATCAAGTTCTTCAGATGATAATGATGAGCAAAGTGAAAGCCTTTCAAGTAGCAACAACTATGACATAGAGTTCAGTTTGCAGTTACCTGAGCCAAAGTCCTGTGAAAGTCTTGGCAGAATGAGTGATAATCATTCACGTGACTCCAACGCAGGCACAGATATTAGTCAAGAAACACAGAAAGATGAGGAATCCTCAAGTGCAGCAGTAGAGGAAAAGTCAACCTTTTCTCAAGATACAGATTGTTGTAGGCCAAGTGACACTAGGGACCATTCTTCTGAAGAGACAAGTGATCACATAAAGAAAGATGTGGCCAGTAATGTATTGTTGGCATCACCCAGTTCAGGTACGcataaatatctccaaaaaAGTAAAGATCTTACAAGAGCAGAAAAGTCCAACCTTCTTTCTCAAGATCCAGATTGTATTGGTCCCAGTGCCAACAACAGCATTTTGAAGAATTCTGCTAATAATTATGAGCAGGATCTTATTCATGCAGATTCCTGTCTGCAACCATCCTCTTCGGGTCCTGACATTGATCCTAGTGTAGAAATGGAAAGCACACAAGAAAAGACAACCCCAATCCTCTCCCAAGATAGTTGCACATCTAATGCAACTGTTGACAGTTTTTGTAACGATCTTGGTGaggaaaaacataaatgtatagAAAGTCATCCAGATTCCATACTAAATAATTTAGGCACAGACCTGGACCCAGTTCAGAAAAATGGAAGTCCCCCAGAGAGAAAGACTCCAAATTCTCCTCCCAGGCAAAACTCTAGTCCCATTGTCACAAGTGACAATATCTCTGTTGATATAAATGATACTGTTAGTCAAGCAGAAATTGTTTTAAAGCGAAATAGTTCAGGCACAGACTTGCATACTGATCAGGAAATGGGAACCTCACCAGACGAGGAAGCTCCAAACTTGTCTTCAAGTCAAGAATTTAGTCCCAGGGTCATTCATGACAATCCCTTTAATGATAATGGTGACATCGTTAATCGTTCAGAATCCTTACACAAAAATGTCTTGAACACAGATCTTTTTCCCTTTCATTCAGAGGAATGGGCAAGTCCACTTGAGAGCACAAATGCTATGTCCAGTACAGATCCAAAATGTATTACCAGAGCTATGATAACTGACAGTAACACACAAAGAGATTTCAGTGATTTAAAGTCCTGTTCACAGCCAAGTGCAGCAATTGATGTCAATTCCCTCCTAGACGAGAAATCGATAAGTCAAGAGGAGATTACAAACTTAGCCTTCTCCCCAGATCCACCTCATTCAATAAATGAAAGTTTTCCATCTCAAGAACAAACGGAACAGGCTGATTTTGCTGAAGATGCGAAAGACTCACATGAAAAGTTGGACCTCTCCGCAAAAGCCCTGTCAGAACTTGGCCTGTTGTATGGGGAGCCTCTGTCTGGAGATGAGTCTTCATGTGGTGCTGTCGAAAGATGTGATGTCTCACATCAGCTTCAAAAAACACCTGTGACTAGACCTGACAAGGATCCCATGGACCAGTTTGAGCGGCCAGAACCTCAACTGACATTTTCTGTAAACATGAGGCCATTCTTGCACCCTGTTGTAATATTGATGAACATGGAGTCAACAAATTGTATAAGCAACACCTACAACTGTGCCAATTGCCTACACACATCCAACAGTGTAGATGATCTAATCGAGCACCACTACAGTTGCCATCCAATGCCAAGTTATCAATTTTGCAAGACTTGTAATGTCTATTTGAAGAAGaatgaacaggaggaacagcaTTTGTGCGGTCAGATCATCCCACTTAAGAAGAACAACTGCGGTCCCTACAAGTGCAGTAGGTGTGGACTTCTATTTTCCAGAATACTTCAGTACATCAGGCATATGCGTGATCACACTGGCCGTACACCATATCAGTGCAAAGGATGTGGCTTTTACTTTGCACAATCTAGTTCTTTAAATCATCACAAAAGAGTCCCTGGTAGGTGCAAGCAGTCTCTGGCAGCTAAGAAGACTGACACTGTTGATATCAAAACACCAACACAGAAATATGTGGCACAAAGCACTTCATATGAAAACATGAAGCAATGTTACGTCTGGCTCATTGACATCTCCAAGACTAATGTCTGTAATTTCTGTGGCAAAACGTTTTCTTCTGCAAAGAAGACCAAAAAGCACATCTACAATGTtcacaagaagaaaaacatggcTGTTTTGTCTTATCAGAGTGAGACGGGTGCATTATATAAATGTCCTCTTTGTCCACGGCATTTCAAGTATTCCTACAACAGGGCTCGACATTTGCGTTTTTGTGTCCGAAATGCAATATATGgaggcaagaagaaagttgGTGATAAATATGTCTGTCCTTTGTGCAAAGCTACCTTCACAGCAACATCCAACAGATATAGACATGTTAAACTAACTTGCCTGCGAGAAACCCTCAATCGACTCGCAAGGGAGAAGCTACGATTGCGTCAAAAGTGTATGAAGGAAAAAGATCAGAAACCACAATCAAAAGAGTATGTATGGTTAACACAagggaaggaaggagaagcaaaAAAGCAGGGAACCCAAGTTTCAACAGCACCCATAATTCAGTACAAATGCAGCCACTGCCCTGCAATTTTTTTCCATCCCTCTGGAAAGTATAGACACATGAAAAAACACGAGTTGTTTAAACGCACTGGCAAAATAATCAGGTATAGGAAATCTGCCGTGTCCAAACCAGCATCTCCAGGCGGCACAATGACTGAAGAGAGCACAGACACGACAAAAGAATTCCCAATACCTACTCAAAGCTGTCGCTTTTGTGGACTGAGTTTTCCTGTTCTGTCGTCTCTAAAGAGACATGAGCGTGGTCATCATGGTGACCGACCATACCGCTGTCTGGAATGTAGAAAGGGATTTAAGAAACGTACTCATCTGATTGGTCACAGAGTTGTCCATCAGAAGAGGATACAGTGCACAGTCTGTAGAAAGATTTTACCTACAATTGGAGAATTGATCCTGCACCGAAGCTCTCACCTTAAAAAAGGAATGCTTCAGTGCCCAGAGTGCCTGGCACAGTTCCAGTATCCAGTGTATCTGCTTAGGCATCTACAaactcacaaaaacaaagacaagaagACAAAGAAGCCTGAAGATGAAACTCAAATAAAGCCACAACAACCCTCAGAAACTCTCAAAGAAAAGGATAGACCTAAGGTGTTGCAATGTTCCCTGTGCAAAGAAACCTTTGATGATGCACAAATACTAAGAAAACATTCTCTTATGCATATTTCAGGATCTTCAAATGATTGTCCATTCTGCAAGAAGAGATTTACAACTCGTCATTCTCTCATGCGCCACATGGTCAAACACACCGGGGACAAACCTTTTTCCTGTGCTGACTGTGGAAGACAGTTTTACCGATCAGTATACCTCAAAATTCACTCTGAGACTTGCACACATGCAAAAAACGAGCAACCTATAGAAGCAAATTCTAGTAATCTGATAAAAAACAAGCGTTACTGGTGCACCATTTGTCCCCGGAGATTCTGGACACTAAGCCGTTTAGATATGCACCTCAATGCCCACAAGAATAAGTCTCTTCATCTGTGTACAAAATGTGATCAGTACTTTGGAGTAAACATGATCTCTCGTCACAAGTTGGTTTGTGTCAAGACCAAAGAGATCCCCTCTGCTGACAAATCAACTGAGTCAAACTCAACACAAGTCAGCCAGAATGTTCAGGAAACACCTGAACACTCTAATGCAAGTAAAATGCTCAAGCTTAAATGCCCATATTGCCCAAAACGGTTCAGGTACAGATCACTTCTACTGAGACACATTGTGTCGCATACTGGCGTGCAACCCTTCAGATGCATGCACTGTGGCCACAGATTCAGAAGTCAAACTCTGTGTTTAAAGCATGAAGCTTCTTGCGATGCTGGTTCAAAAATGAATCAACCAGAACTCAAAATGAATGCTGAAGCAGATTTGGAATCACAAAAACTCCAACCAGAGGGTGAAGCTGAGTTGAAGTGCAAATTCTGCACAAAGACTTTCTTGAAAGCGCGAAGCCTGAGGCATCACATTCTGACACACAATGAGGTGAAGCCATATCGCTGCAAAGCCTGCGACAGCTGCTTTTCACGTTATGACCATCTGAAAGTGCACCAGGCTCTGTGCAAAAGTAAAAAGACACGGCTGGAGGTGAGAATCCCCAAAATCTGTCTGGAAGATGTTGGCAAAGGTTGGCAAAGTAAATTCAACCTAAAGCCACTTGATGAACAGGAGAGCTTTGACTGTAAGGTCTGCTTGAAAAGCTTCCCAACTGAGAATAAACTTTCCAGACACACCACTATGTTCCACACTATAAAGCCATTCAACTGCTCGCGTTGCGGTTCTGCTTTCTCTCATGAAAAAACTTTGAAACAGCATCGAAGGACAAAAAGGTGCAAAAAGGCGAGGACTGAATCATATACTCCACTGCATCAAGATGAAACTAATCAACCAACTGACAAAATCGCCAAACAACTTGATGGGATAAGGAAAAAAATCTTGGTGAAGATTCAGCCTTTATTCAACAAAGACTTGAAATTTGTATGCAGCTACTGCCCCCGTGCATTCAAAAACAGCtggcaattaaatgtgcacaaTCGATTACATACTGGAGAGAGGCCATATTCATGTGAGCATTGTGGAGAGAAATTCATAAGAAGCGATTATCTGTTGCGTCATAATTCCAAGTGCAAGGACAAAACTCAGCTCAGCAATGCTCTCTGTGACAGGTGTGGGGGATTTTTCTCAGAAAAACAACTTGAAATCCACAAAAAAACTTGCATTCTAGGATCTTGCTCACCAACTGTTTCCAAAAGCAGTCAGTCATCCACTCAACCCCCACCGAAAGGTTTTTCATGTGCGTACTGCAGTTCACGATTTTTGATATTTTCACAACTCCAAGAACATTTTTTAAGTACACACAAGCTGGAAACAGGGGCTCCACCAGTGTCAACTGCTCCACTGCAACAACTTCTGTCCAATATACCAAACATCAAAGAAGAGCCTGTGGATGAGAGTTATGGAAAAGCTCCTGGCAATGATGGTGATGTATCTAAACCTGACATGGCTCCAACGACCTCAGATCCGCTCGTCTGCCAGAAATGTAACATGTGTTTCATTAACAGAGCAGGACTAATTGGTCATCAGCGTGCGCATGAAACACGAACACCTTTTGCCTGTAAATACTGCAACAGGGGCTTTTGGAATAAAACCCAACACCGAAATCACTTCAGAAAATGCAGAATTGTAAGCCAACGGCTGGATGTCCCTGTAAAAGCAGAGATCAATTATGCTTTTAATGACTCCAAGTCCAAAAAGGATTTAGAAACTGTGGCAACAACAACAGCTAGTGCAGACAATTTACAAACTAACTTCCCCTGTAAAGAAGAGCCAGAGGAGAATTCAACACCAACCTCATATGGAAATGTGGACCAGAGCAGCAACTCAAGTACAGAAAAGAAAGCTGTGCAGTACCAATGTTCAGAATGTGATAAGAGCTTCACTGATGGCCTGTTGCTCATAAGTCACCTTGAAGACCATGGAAGGGAGGAGCAAgagaaaaaatgtaataaatgttcCAAGTGTGGACGAATGTTCTCTAATCAAGGAAACCTGAGGAGACACATGAAACTGCATATGGTCCACCAAAGGTACTTCTGTTCACTTTGCCCCAAGGTGTGCAGCACATTGTCTGAGcttgaaaaacacaaagcaggTCATGAAAGTAATAAACCCTTTGCTTGCAAATTGTGTAGGCAAAGCTTTTGGACGAGGCTAGCTTTATGTGAACATTACAGTGGAGAACATGGTGATGAGATTTTTCATTGCCAGTGGTGCAGCAAAGTGTATGCATCCAAAAAGTCACTGTCTAGACATTATAAAAAATGGCATCCCAAAGAGCTAAGTCAGCTTAGGAGTGCACATCTGCAAAGGGGCAGTTTTGACCAGCAGTCTAGCAGTTATGTTAGTACAAATGGTGATAGTGATGAAGATCTAAACCTTGATAGCGACAGCAACTCTGACTCTGCCCCTTACTTCCCATGCCATGTGTGCGGGAAGACATTCCCAACATCAGAAAGTCTTGAGGATCACCAGTTGTGTCACCTGGGCAAAAAGCCACACGAATGTGCCGAATGCGGTAAATGTTTCTTCCAGGCAtcccagctgcagcagcaccAGCGAATGCACAAGTCTGAGTTTCAGTGTCAAACATGCGGCAGAGGATTCGTTTCGCTCTTTGCGCTACGGAACCATAAACATTCTCATGGGAAGAGTCGCCCATTTCGTTGTTCCAAGTGTCATCTCGGTTTCGCTGGACCCACACAGCTAGCGGAGCACATGTCCACCCACCGCGAAGAGAGCTTTCCATGCGATATCTGCAATAAGATATTTCAGTGTAAGAGCAGCAGAGCCGAGCATCGGAAGTCTCACTCGACATCTAATGAAGGCACCCCTCCTTCAGTTTCAAAGGGAGAGCATGAACAGCATAAAAGCGTATTTGGATATACCACAGAGTTCAAGTACCGCTGTGGCATCTGTAGTGAGCGCTTCAGAAATCCAGAACAACTGTCGGAGCACGGTTGCTTGGAAGCCAGAGAGCGACCCTATACTTGCACAGAATGCAATAAACACTTTCTTCATGCGTCTCACCTGAACAAGCACCGCAACACCCATCATCAGGCATGGTCTGATCGAGAATATCCATGCAATCAGTGCAACAGTAGTTTTTCCTCATCTCAGTACTTCCTTAGCCATCTCAAAACCCATGAGGGCACTGCAACAGGAATCGGTTGGGAAAGAGACTCATCAGATGGATTCATATGTCCAGTTTGCCACCAGTGTTTTGCCAATGCCACGGAACTGATCCATCATTTTCCAATTCACCCTGATTGTGCACCTGAAAGAGAAAAGGCAGAACACAACACCACTGAAGGTGAGCTTGAAGAACAAGAAGTGTTTCACCCTACAGCACCAGCTGAATATGAATGTGGAAAGTGTGGTGGAAGATTTCTGGGAAAAGAGGCTCTCCATCACCATCATTGTTCCCTGCAACAGCTGGAAGTAGTGGAGAACACACTCTTTGATCCAGCAGATGTAAGTCCAGGTAACGAGGTTGCAGGGGATGAAGAGGACGTCGACGTTACTGGAGAAGACTTGTATAGATGCCATGAGTGCTCAATGCAGTTTTTCTCTAAAAGCAGCCTCCTGGAGCATCAAAACGATCAACACCCCAATAACTGGAAGGAGTTCAAATGTGAAACCTGTGGAAAGACCTTTGCCAAGAAGCGTTATCTCAGAAAGCACGAGCTTAGACAACATGGTCCTAAAGAGCATACCGCCACTACAGCCAACCTAGGAAAAAAGTTCAAATGTATGCACTGTCGAGGGAAATTTAGCACAGCCCAGGATTTATCGAACCACATGAGACTGCATGCCGAAAACCAAGCCGGGGAATACCGTTGTGACATGTGCTACAAGTCATTCAGCAAGCGGGGTCTTCTTAAACAGCATCAGGAGAGCCATGTTGGCGAGGTTGTGTACGAATGCACAGAATGTGACAAAGCTTTTGCTTTTCCTCACCTGCTGGAAGAACATCAGCGTTCTCACACTGCATCCTCTGAGTAG